The Kitasatospora setae KM-6054 genome contains a region encoding:
- a CDS encoding DMT family transporter, whose translation MDVLAVLFAVFGAASNAAGTAFQRKAAARLDRGGGLRFLLVLARDPAWVAGIVGVAGAALFQALALAFGPMALVQPVFVLELPFALLIAAPLLHRRMPAAGWAGVAAVVGGLALFLGCAAPAGAEDQAPMSRWTPVLVGCLGAMALCVAAARGRGPVFRAGALGTAAAVGNALTAALLKSATGTFSDHGPAAFLTAWQTYGFALTGIAAVLLLENALQAGPLVASQPALTIGDAAVSLLLGVVLFQETIRTGWLLVPELLAVALVAGGVVTLVRAVPNIRDSAR comes from the coding sequence GTGGACGTGCTCGCTGTGCTGTTCGCCGTGTTCGGGGCCGCCTCCAACGCGGCCGGGACCGCCTTCCAGCGGAAGGCGGCGGCCCGGCTGGACCGGGGCGGGGGACTGCGGTTCCTGCTGGTGCTCGCGCGCGACCCGGCGTGGGTGGCGGGGATCGTCGGAGTGGCCGGGGCCGCGCTGTTCCAGGCGCTGGCGCTCGCGTTCGGGCCGATGGCGCTGGTGCAGCCGGTGTTCGTGCTGGAGCTGCCGTTCGCGCTGCTGATCGCCGCGCCGCTGCTGCACCGCCGGATGCCGGCCGCCGGCTGGGCGGGCGTCGCGGCGGTGGTCGGCGGACTGGCCCTGTTCCTCGGCTGCGCCGCCCCGGCCGGCGCCGAGGACCAGGCGCCGATGAGCCGCTGGACGCCCGTCCTGGTCGGCTGCCTGGGCGCGATGGCGCTGTGCGTGGCGGCGGCCCGCGGGCGCGGACCGGTGTTCCGGGCCGGGGCGCTCGGCACCGCCGCCGCGGTCGGCAACGCGCTGACCGCCGCCCTGCTGAAGTCCGCCACCGGCACGTTCTCCGACCACGGCCCGGCCGCCTTCCTGACCGCCTGGCAGACGTACGGCTTCGCGCTCACCGGCATCGCCGCCGTCCTGCTGCTGGAGAACGCCCTCCAGGCCGGCCCGCTGGTGGCCTCGCAGCCCGCGCTGACCATCGGCGACGCGGCCGTCAGCCTGCTGCTCGGCGTGGTGCTGTTCCAGGAGACGATCCGCACCGGCTGGCTGCTGGTCCCCGAACTCCTCGCCGTCGCCCTGGTGGCGGGCGGCGTGGTCACCCTGGTCCGGGCCGTCCCGAACATCCGGGACAGCGCGCGCTGA